One window from the genome of Gopherus evgoodei ecotype Sinaloan lineage chromosome 2, rGopEvg1_v1.p, whole genome shotgun sequence encodes:
- the MYD88 gene encoding myeloid differentiation primary response protein MyD88 has translation MATATTGSGSGSPGPGSPAPPDREAVPLVALNFSVRRRLGLYLNPRAPVAADWTALAEELGYEYLEIKHLEAQPDPTARLLEDWQGRCPGGATVGRLLALLRALGRHDILADLGGRIEEDCKKYLQRKEQPVQVPAVDSSVRKTLEMSGITTRDDPYGNTPELFDAFICYCQKDIHFVQEMIRELEQTDFKLKLCVFDRDVLPGSCVWSITSELIERRCRKMVVVISDDYLDSNECDFQTKFALSLSPGARQKRLIPVKCKSMKNEFPSILRFITVCDYTNPCTKKWFWIRLAKSLLLP, from the exons ATGGCCACGGCCACgaccggctccggctccggctcccccGGGCCCGGCTCCCCGGCGCCCCCCGACCGGGAGGCGGTGCCGCTGGTGGCGCTGAACTTCTCGGTGCGGCGGCGGCTCGGGCTCTACCTCAACCCGCGCGCCCCGGTGGCCGCCGACTGGACGGCGCTGGCCGAGGAGCTGGGCTACGAGTACCTGGAGATCAAGCACCTGGAGGCGCAGCCCGACCCCACCGCCCGCCTGCTGGAGGACTGGCAGGGCCGCTGCCCCGGCGGCGCCACCGTGGGCCGCCTGCTGGCGCTGCTGCGGGCCCTGGGCCGCCACGACATCCTGGCCGACCTGGGCGGCCGCATCG AGGAGGACTGTAAGAAGTACCTACAGAGGAAAGAGCAGCCTGTTCAGGTGCCAGCAGTTGACAGCAGTGTCCGGAAGACATTAGAGATGTCCGGCATCACTACCAGAGATGATCCTTATG GGAACACACCAGAGCTGTTCGATGCCTTCATCTGTTACTGTCAAAAAGACATTCACTTTGTCCAAGAGATGATCAGAGAGCTGGAACAAACGGATTTCAAGCTGAAGCTGTGTGTGTTTGATCGGGATGTCCTGCCAGGATCGTGTGTGTGGTCCATAACTAGCGAGCTTATAGAGAGACG GTGTAGGAAGATGGTGGTTGTTATTTCAGATGATTACCTAGACAGCAATGAATGTGATTTCCAGACCAAATTTGCTCTTAGCCTTTCCCCAG GTGCTCGCCAGAAACGGCTGATTCCAGTCAAGTGCAAATCCATGAAGAACGAGTTTCCAAGCATCTTGAGGTTCATTACAGTCTGTGACTACACTAATCCCTGCACCAAAAAATGGTTCTGGATAAGACTGGCAAAATCCCTCTTGCTTCCATGA